A region of the bacterium genome:
ATGAGGCCGGCCGGCGCGCTCGCGGCGCCGCGGTGCATTTCCTTTCCACCTTGGCGTGGGCCGAGGTACTGCGGGACTTGATGCCGCGGTTGGAAGCGTTCAGGAAGGCCCAATAGGCGGGCCTTGGACGCGTCCGCTACGTGACGATCCGCGCGGCCCGCGGCCATGGGGGTAATCGCAAAATCCCCTCCCGGCACCATCCCGGTTCCTGGTTTGGCAACTTCCACGGTCCAGCAGGGCTGGTAGGTTTCCGCGAACTTCCCCCGACGCGGCGGGCGCCGTCAAGATAAACCATGTCGGCAATGAGCGGGGAGGCGGTCGACGCCGGTCTCGCCCCACGTCTTGATCTCATGTCCAGGCCTAAGCGCTGCGCTTGATCTGCTCGATTTTCTCCGGCTTGAGCAAGATCTGCAAGTTGCGATGCGAGGCCGACCCTGGAACATCTTCTACGATGGCCTCTATGTGGTCACCGCGGCAGCGGAAGGCACCCTTGGCGATGCGGCGCCCGCCCAGACACCGTGGGCCGCGTTGCTCGCCGGCAGCACGTCGGAACGGTTATGGCGTCCTCTCCGGCGGAATCCCGCGCACCCCACCCATGAACGGCTCGAGCAGTTTGGTGAACTCCATCGGGAACACGAACTTCGTGGCCGGGCCCGCTCCGAGCGCTTTCAGGGCCTCCAGGTACTGGAGGCTCATCGTATTGGTGTCCACGGTCTTGGCGATGCTGAAGATCCTGTCGAGCGCAAGCGAGAACCCCTCCGCCCGGAGGATCGCGGCCTGACGGTCGCCCTCGGCCTTTAGGATGGCCGACTGCTTTTCTCCCTCGGCGATGGTGATGGCGGCCTGTTTCTTCCCGTCGGCCTCCGTGACGAGCGCGCGCCGGCTCCGTTCGGCGGACATCTGCCGCGTCATCGCATCCTGGACGTCCTTGGGAGGCGTGATCTCGCGGATCTCCACGGTGGTCACCTTGACCCCCCACCGCTCCGTGACCTCGTCGAGCTTGGCGCGCATGGCGTGATTGATCCGGTCGCGCTGGGTCAGGGCCTCGTCGAGGCTGAGGTCGCCGATCACCGCGCGCAGCCCGGTCGTGGCGATCCCCTGGGCGGCGCCGGCGAAGTTGCCCACCTGGATGACGGTGAGCTGCGGGTCGAACACCTTCCAGTAGATCAGGAAATCAATGGAGATCGGCGCGTTGTCCTTGGTGATGCAGGTCTGCGCGGGGATCTCGAGGAACGCCTCCCGGAGGTCTACCCACACCGCCTTGTCGACGATCGGGATCAGGTAGACGATCCCCGGACCCTTCGGGCCGAAGCTGCGGCCTAGGCGGAACACCACCAGGCGCTGGTACTCGCGGACAATCTTGATCCCGTTATACGCCAAGAGCACGGCGACGATGACGACCGCGACTGCGAACCCAGATCCCATGGTGGCTTCCCTCCGACCCTGCAGTCCCTTCGCCTTCGTGGGACCGGCCTCCTCGCAGCGCCTTCGGCCTCTGCCGGGCTACCGTTTCCCTTTTGAGACCGGGCATCTCTCGGCGCTGGTCGTGCCTGTTGGCACCGACGGCAGTTCCCATGTGCTTGCCTCGAAAATCGCCCGCCACCTTCGTGCGGCCTCGCGGGGCTGCGGGGCATGCTTCTGGCGTAGGCTGGAGGGATGGAAGCAGGCCGCCAGTACAGGTAAAGCCCCAGATCTGGACCGATGAGGCCCCTTGCCGGCTTCGCTTCTCCGCTCAAACAAGCGTACACTGAGAGTGCTTTCCCCTTCCTTACGCCCGCGGCCATGTCCCCGGCACCCGGTCGGCTCCTCGGAGGAGAAGGCACCCGATCGCAGCCTATGCGACCAGAGCCAGTGTTGAGGAGGATGACCATGGCGATCGACACCGAACGGAACCGGGTATTGGCTGCGTTACGGGATCAGCCGGACGGCGCGAACAGCTCCGTCCTGGGTGAGCATCTTGGCCTCGTGCGGGAGGACGTGGAACGCCATCTTCTCTACTGCGCCGATTACGGGTTGGCGACGTGGAAGCGAGTTCGGAGCGGATTGGGGCAGGCCGTGATCACGGAGCGCGGCCGCGACTACTTGGTGCGCCAGGATCGGTCGCCCTGAGCAAAGTAAGACGCCAAAGTCGGACCGAGCCAGGGATACGACGGTCAAGGTAGAGGTCGAGTGGCATATGCCATGCCGTCGGGGGAGTGTAAGCAGCGTTCCTTCTGGCACGGCTGGTGCCTGATCAGCGCCGCTCGTCCTGC
Encoded here:
- a CDS encoding SPFH domain-containing protein, coding for MGSGFAVAVVIVAVLLAYNGIKIVREYQRLVVFRLGRSFGPKGPGIVYLIPIVDKAVWVDLREAFLEIPAQTCITKDNAPISIDFLIYWKVFDPQLTVIQVGNFAGAAQGIATTGLRAVIGDLSLDEALTQRDRINHAMRAKLDEVTERWGVKVTTVEIREITPPKDVQDAMTRQMSAERSRRALVTEADGKKQAAITIAEGEKQSAILKAEGDRQAAILRAEGFSLALDRIFSIAKTVDTNTMSLQYLEALKALGAGPATKFVFPMEFTKLLEPFMGGVRGIPPERTP